The following are encoded together in the Bombus pascuorum chromosome 10, iyBomPasc1.1, whole genome shotgun sequence genome:
- the LOC132911538 gene encoding cytosolic endo-beta-N-acetylglucosaminidase-like: MRTEVTESQPFKNLKELFDNVGNLKPWPEIGELRDSTDYVYSGLEISAGRTRLEKLDREVHPKTLLCHDMKGGYLEDRFICGSESYDSYLFYHWSVIDTFVYFSHHFITVPPFGWINAAHNHGVKVLGTVITEREGIWDVILESQEEVRRFADALILVAKFYKFDGWLLNIENTIKSEQVNNLIYFVKYLTENIHEAIRNSEIIWYDSVTNEGKLNWQNELNSKNIDFFLNCDAIYLNYNWMKSKLKNSLALAKNHSRDIYDIYVGLDIWGRGCPGGGGFNSSYALQKIRHEGLSVALFGPGWTHEFFGSKTF; encoded by the exons ATGAGGACGGAAGTTACAGAGTCACAACCTTtcaaaaacttaaaagaattattcgataacgtgggtaaCTTGAAACCATGGCCAGAAATTGGAGAActacgagattcaactgattatgtgtacagtggtttagaaataagcgcagGAAGAACgcggttagaaaaattggatagagaagtacatccGAAAACGTTGCTCTgtcatgatatgaaaggtggctacctagaagacag atttatatgtggatcagaatcttatgattcttacctattttatcattggagtgttattgacacttttgtgtattttagtcatcatttcataactgtgcccccttttggatggattaatgcagcacataatcatggtgtaaaagttcttggtactgtaattacggaaagagaaggtatctgggatgttatacttgaatctcaggaagaagtaagaagatttgcagatgcactaatacttgttgcaaaattttataagtttgatggctggttattaaatattgaaaataccattaaaagtgagcaagttaataatttaatttattttgtaaaatatctaacagaaaatattcatgaagcaattagaaattctgaaattatatggtacgatagcgtaaccaatgaaggaaaattaaattggcaaaatgagcttaaCAGTAAAAACAT agatttctttttaaactgcgatgccatttacttgaattataactggatgaagtcaaaattgaaaaacagtttggcacttgcaaaaaatcacagcagagatatttatgatatttatgtaggacTTGATATTTGGGGAAGAGGTTGTCCTGGcggtggtggatttaattcatcatat gctttacaaaaaatacgacacgaaggactttctgttgcactttttggtccaggttggactcacgaatttttcggatctaagacattctaa